ATTTTTTTTTATAAAGTTTGCATTTTCAAAATCGGACTAGATGAAAATGCGCAAACTCTCTTTTTTACTCCTCCTCTTCCTTTCCACCCTCTATGCATCCGACAACGAGATCCCCGGGCGTCTGTCAGCCGACCAGCAGCCGCAGGCAGTCGTTGCCGGCTGCGTCAACACCGTCTCCGGCAGCTTTTTCTTTTCCGAAACCGACCTTCCGGCAGCAGGCCTTGGCACCCTTCAGCTCGTGCGCAGCTATGACAGCGGCAATAGCGGCAAAGGCTTTTTCGGCAAAGGAATGTCCCACACCTTTCCCACCAACCTCTGGATCAGAGAAAAAAAAGATCAAATCAAAGCCGCCCTTTCGACAAGCGAATCCTCAGAGATCCCCTATGAAGGGAAAGCTGGCGGCACCTTCTCTATCCCTTTCGATTTTAGGGAAGAATCCGGCTACACCGGCTCGATCAATCCCTTAAACCGCTTAGAGCCGCACCTAGGGCACATCCACATCAGCGGAGGCCAAGGCAAATGGAGAGCCCGGCTCTCCAACGGAGCCTTAAGACACTTTATACATAAAAAAGATCGCGACAACCGCCTCACACTAGAAGAGCTCCCTAACGGACAAACCTTTCACTATCTCTATCCCTCTGATTCCATGTCCGTTTTTCAAAAAGATGCCGACGGCAGCCGCTTGTCCTCTTTATTCATCCTAAACGGAGACACGAAATACGCCAGCCTCGATAAACAAAAATACTGCACCTACCACTTCGATTCCAGAAAACGCCTAAAGGCAGTCGAAGCCGGCCACCTTCCCGCCCAAGGCTACGAATACAACAGAGCCGGCAAACTCTGCAAACTCTGGAAAGGAGGATCCGAGCAGCTCAAAATCGAGTACTTCAAAACAGACAAGCACCACAAAGGGAAAGTCAAAAACATCCAGCGTCCCAAAAAGTACGGCGGCCATGAAAAACTCTACACCTTTTCCTATAAAAAAGATCAAACCATCGTCACCTGTCCCCTTGGAAATGCGCAGATTTTCAACTACCACAACCGCAGAATCACCCAATTTGAAGACTGCGCAGCCAACAGATGCTGGAAATACCGCTACACCCCCCTTGCCGACATCCGAAGCCTTGCACTATTTGAAACCTCCACAAACACCTGCCTCCACTACATCAGCTACACCTACGATAAAAACGGAAACCCCTTAAGCAAAAAAACATACGGACAGATCACAGGCAATCAGGACAGCGCCGTCGCATTTCCCAACCAGGATCAGCCCCATCAAGAAACCGCATTCGAGTACTCGGAAGAGAACCGCTTAACCAAAGAGATCAAGCCAAACGGCACAGAAATCCACTACACCTACCATCCCGGCACCTCGCTTGTCCAATCCAAACAAATCATCAGCCAAGGCGTCTGCCAGCTCAGAGAGTTTTACACCTATAACAGCGCAGGATTTACAACAGAGATCATCGAAGACGACGGCAGCGGATCAGAGGCTGACGACCTTACGAACGCCACCTATCGCCTCAAAACCGTCAACACCTACGAAAAACTCCTGCCCCTCTCCACCTCTAAGCTTTACCAGGACCCCCAAACAAAAGAGTGGATCCTTCTTTCCCGCAAAGAAAACCACTACGACCACCTCAACCGGCCCATCGAACAAAGAACCTACGACGCCGGGGGAAGCCATGCCTACTCCACCCATACAGAATACGACGCCCACAACAACATCACCTCCCAGATCAACCCCTTAGGCGAACTCACCCTCTATACCTACGACCACCTCGACAGAAAAACCTCCGAAGAGCACTTCGGCACAGGAAAAATCACCCGTTTCCACTACAACAGATACAACCAGCTCATCAAAGAAACAGAAGAACATGCAGATGGCGAAACCCTTATCACCACCCACACCTATGATTTAGCCGGCAACCGCAAAAGAACAACCGACCCTTACGGCAACAAAACCATCTTTATCTATGACCAAAGCAGTCGCCTGATCTCCACCATCGACCCCTCAGGCAATCAAGAGACAACCACCTACGACATCTTCAATCATCCCATCATCGCCACAGATAAAAACGGCCATCAGACCCATAGAAGCTATAACATCTTCGGCCAGGTGCTCACCACCGCCCACCCCGACGGCACCTTTACCTGCAACCAGTACCGCCTCGATAGCACCCTCCATATCAAAACAGAAGCAGACGGATCCTATACCGAATACACCTACGACTATTTAGACCGCGTCATCAAAGAAGAGATCTTCAGCCCCGAGGGGAAAAGCCTTGCCGTTTCCACCAAGCATTATAAAGGAAAAAACCTCATTTTCGAAATCGATGCCCGAGGCATCAAAACCACATACACCCATGACCCCGCCGGCCGAAAAACCTCCATGCAAAGAGGCAGCCGCCTCGAAGAATACAGCTACGATTCCTTAGGCAGACTCTATTGCACCAAAACCCAAGACCGCATCGAGATCAAAGAGTTTGACAATTTAGACCGCGTCATCGAAGAAAGAGTCGAAGACCGTCAAAAGCTCCTGCGCAAGAAAACCCTTGCCTATGACCGCTTTGGCAACATCTGCCTGGAGCGTCAATACACCTCTTTAACAGAGTATTCAGAAATCCGCACCCTTTATAACTCCCATAACCTCATCGCATCCACTATCGATCCCCAAGGAAACGAAACCACCTATCACTACCTCTTTGATGACCAATTCACAAAAATACGGATAGACCCCTTAGGGCAAGAGCAGTGGGAGACATTCGACTGGAGCGGCAACTGCATCCGCAAAGAGATCCGCTTCTTTGGCAACGTATACGCCGGCCAGCGCAACCACTACGACCCCGTCGGCAACCTCATCAAGCAGATCCACGACATTTACATCGATACCGAGAAAACCGGCGAATACGTCATCGAGTGGCAATACAATGAAGTCGGACAGGTCGTCAAAGAAACCGAGCAGAACCTAAAAACCACCGAGACCTTTTATGCGCTAGGGAAAAAAACATGCGAAATCAAACCCGGAGGCGCCTCTCTTTGCTACGCCTACGATCATTTTGGCAGAGTGTCCGAGCTCTTTTCCTCCGACAGCACCATCCATTATCAATACCGCTACGACCCCGTCGGCAACCTCATTTCCTCAGAAGACCTCGTCAACCAAACCCTGCTTGAAAGAGAGTATGACGAGAACAACAACATCACCAAAGAGCGCCTGCCCAACGGGTATGAAAGCCGCTTTGACTACGACAGCCAAAACAGGCTCACTAAAATCATCCTTCCCGATCTCTCCGAAGTGCACTACATCTGGAATGCAGCCGATTTAATCGCCGTTAAGCGAGGAGATCAAGAGCATCGCTATACACTCGACTTAGCCGGCAACATCATCCAAGAAACCGGTTTTCACGGAGAGGTCGTTGACTACACCTACGATCCTAACCAGCGGATCGCCTCCATTGTCTCAAAAAACTTTAAGCAGCACCTCGCCTTTGACGCCGTCGGCAATCTTGTCGAAGACAACGAGGAAGCGTACACCTACGATTTCCTCTATCAGCTCACCTCCGATCAAAACACCCATTACAAGTACGATTCGCTGAACAACCGCCTAGAGAAAGACAGCCTCTCCTATTCGCACACCCCCCTGCAGCAGGTGGCCTTCGACGGGGAGTCTGAGTATGCCTACGATGGCGACGGCAACCGCATCGTCAAGGGAAGCACTTGCTATCAGTATGACGCTTTAAACCGTCTGATTGAAGCAGACGGCATCCGCTACAGCTACGACTCCTTCGGCCGTTTAATGAGCCGTAACAACGAGTGCTTTTTTTACTACAAGAACTACGACCTCGGAAATCCCGATGCCTTAAGGTTGATCGGCAGGTCGACAATCGGGATCGAGACCTCTCAAGGACTTTTTTCCGCCCTTTGCGATTATCGGGGAAGTGTGTGCGTCATTTTGGATGAGGCGTTGAACAAAAGTGCAGAGTATCGCTACTCAGCTTTTGGCGAAACCGAAGCAACAGGAGATTTTCACTCTCCCTGGCAGTTTTATTCGCAGCGTGCAGATGCCGAGACAGGGTTTTTGCATTTTTACAAAAGAGTTTACGACCCTGCCATCGGTCAATGGCTGACTCCCGATCCTCTAGGCTTTGCAGACGGCCCCAATCTCTATGCCTATGTGCACAGCAACCCCTTAAGGTTTTGCGATCCATACGGTTTATCGATGAAGGAATTTTTCAAGGGATTTGCAGCATCGGCAGCTCAAGTAGGGGCGGCGTGTGTGGCCAAGTGGGCAATTGTCGGGGCTGTAACATTTGCTTGTCCTCCGGCAGGAGCTGCCGTGTCGTCTGCAATGACGGCGTACTCAGTGGGGATGACAGCATACAGCGTAGGGAAATGTGCGTATGACAACTACGATACGTTGCAGGAGATAGGAGACGCTGCACTCGCGGGCGACTTGGGACAGATTGCAGCATGGGGGATCGATGCGGTTTGCAGCATGTCTTACGAGCAGCTGGGAAGCTTGGCTTTCGATGCGGTGTCGATCGCAGCTCCTATGGCTCGGGTGAAAGGTGCGAAGGCTGTGGCAGATGCCAAGGCTGCATCTGTAGCGGAGAAAGTTGAGAAGGCAGCTAAGAGTACGCCGGTTGTTAATAAATTTAATAAAGTGGATGCTGTTATTCATGAAACCATGAGCAACAAGGGGAATATTGCCAGTAGGTTTAGGCTGTCTGTTGATGAAGCTTTGGATGCGGGGCAAAAATTTTTAGGTTCTGGATATAGAGAGATGGGGCAATCTGGTAGTGGTGTGTTTAGAAGTGCGGATGGATTGAGGCAATTTCGCATGGATACAAGCTCATTGTTAGGAAAGCATTCTCCAGGCTACCCTCATGTTTACTTAGAACTTTTTAAATATGGCACAAGAGAACCGTATATTAACAACCATATTATTTTTTATGAATAGAGAGATTAAACTAGATCAAACGGGTAAAATCCTTTCAGGAAAGTCAAAAGGTTGGTTTCTTCGAGTAGAAGAAACTGATAAAAACTCTGGAAATTTTTTAATATTAGTTTCTAAGGATAGCAAATTTTCAAGATATGCTGAAGGATATGATTACTGGGCAGAAAACTTTGACGAGCTCCAAGAAATTTTCAAAGAGACGAGTTGGATTGTATCATGGAAAATTTGAAAGAGGATTGAGACGAGCTGGAAGGGTTTTGGATAAACACGGGAATAGGTCTGGAAGTGTTTTTCCTAGAGTTTTTGGTAATTATGAAGACTTGATTGCTGATATTAGGATATGACAATCAATTAGCAGCTCTTCCTAACTCAAGAAGAAGGTTATGATAACATGAAACTCGTCATTTATCCTCCAGTTAATAGCGAAATCTGGGAGTTTTCTCTCAAAGAATTTAAGCAGGTTATCCATACTATTTAGAGCGTGTAGGCAATTTAAATGAGAACATCTTGCGCCATCTTTTTTCCATAGAGAATGCTTTCAGACTCAGCAACTGATACCAGTTTACTTCGTCTTCCAAGCAATTCTCCTAGAGAAAAATCTACCGCAATCTGCATCTCATTTAAATTGCCTACACGCTCTTAAGCAAAGGTTGTGAGAATTAAGGAAATTACCTGAAGAATGAATTGGAATGTCATGATTAAATTGAGCACTCCCCCTGGCAGTTTTATTCGCAGCGCGCAGACAGCAAGACAGGATTTTTGCGCTTTTACAAAAGGGTTTATGACCCTGCAATTGGTCAATGGCTGACTCCCGATCCTCTAGGCTTTGCAGACGGCCCCAATCTCTATGCCTATGTGCACAGCAACCCCTTAAGGTTTTGCGATCCGTACGGTTTGTCGATGAAGGAATTTTTCAAGGGGTTTGCAGCATCGGCAGCTCAAGTAGGGGCGGCGTGTGTGGCCAAGTGGGCAGTTGTCGGGGCAGTGTCATTTTTTTGTCCTCCGTTAGGGGCTGCCGTGTCGTCTGCAATGACAGCGTACTCGGTGGGGATGACGGCATACAGCGTAGGGAAATGTGCGTATGACAACTACGATACGTTGCAGGAGATAGGAGACGCTGCACTCGCAGGCGATCTAGGACAGATTGCAGCATGGGGGATCGATGCGGTTTGCAGCATGTCTTACGAGCAGCTGGGAAGCTTGGCTTTTGATGCCGTGTCGATAGCAGCTCCTATGGCTCGGGTGAAAGGTGCGAAGGCTGTGGCAGATGCCAAGGCTGCATCTGTAGCAGCGAGTGCTGAGAAGGCAGCTAAGAAAAAATGTGGAGCTACTCAATACAATGCTTTAAGCTCAAAAGCCGGAGCCAATTTACAAAGACATCTGAGGTATTGTGAAGAATACGGTATGTCAAACGTAAAATATCTTGAAAATGGTCGAATAAGATATTATGGCGATTTGAAACTAGCAAGGACTCCAGGGGAAATGATTGGTCAAAGATATGTTCATGAATTTAATCCTGATATGGGAAGTTCTCGAGGTTGGTTTGAGACCTTGGATGTTAATTTAAATATACGTCAGGTTAGGCCTCAATTGTATTCAAATATAAAAATTCATTATATGTTTGATGAATGTGGGAATTTAGAGAATATTTGGTGATATGAAGCTTAATGAATATTTGCTAAAAGAGAAATTT
This genomic window from Waddlia chondrophila WSU 86-1044 contains:
- a CDS encoding RHS repeat-associated core domain-containing protein, producing the protein MKMRKLSFLLLLFLSTLYASDNEIPGRLSADQQPQAVVAGCVNTVSGSFFFSETDLPAAGLGTLQLVRSYDSGNSGKGFFGKGMSHTFPTNLWIREKKDQIKAALSTSESSEIPYEGKAGGTFSIPFDFREESGYTGSINPLNRLEPHLGHIHISGGQGKWRARLSNGALRHFIHKKDRDNRLTLEELPNGQTFHYLYPSDSMSVFQKDADGSRLSSLFILNGDTKYASLDKQKYCTYHFDSRKRLKAVEAGHLPAQGYEYNRAGKLCKLWKGGSEQLKIEYFKTDKHHKGKVKNIQRPKKYGGHEKLYTFSYKKDQTIVTCPLGNAQIFNYHNRRITQFEDCAANRCWKYRYTPLADIRSLALFETSTNTCLHYISYTYDKNGNPLSKKTYGQITGNQDSAVAFPNQDQPHQETAFEYSEENRLTKEIKPNGTEIHYTYHPGTSLVQSKQIISQGVCQLREFYTYNSAGFTTEIIEDDGSGSEADDLTNATYRLKTVNTYEKLLPLSTSKLYQDPQTKEWILLSRKENHYDHLNRPIEQRTYDAGGSHAYSTHTEYDAHNNITSQINPLGELTLYTYDHLDRKTSEEHFGTGKITRFHYNRYNQLIKETEEHADGETLITTHTYDLAGNRKRTTDPYGNKTIFIYDQSSRLISTIDPSGNQETTTYDIFNHPIIATDKNGHQTHRSYNIFGQVLTTAHPDGTFTCNQYRLDSTLHIKTEADGSYTEYTYDYLDRVIKEEIFSPEGKSLAVSTKHYKGKNLIFEIDARGIKTTYTHDPAGRKTSMQRGSRLEEYSYDSLGRLYCTKTQDRIEIKEFDNLDRVIEERVEDRQKLLRKKTLAYDRFGNICLERQYTSLTEYSEIRTLYNSHNLIASTIDPQGNETTYHYLFDDQFTKIRIDPLGQEQWETFDWSGNCIRKEIRFFGNVYAGQRNHYDPVGNLIKQIHDIYIDTEKTGEYVIEWQYNEVGQVVKETEQNLKTTETFYALGKKTCEIKPGGASLCYAYDHFGRVSELFSSDSTIHYQYRYDPVGNLISSEDLVNQTLLEREYDENNNITKERLPNGYESRFDYDSQNRLTKIILPDLSEVHYIWNAADLIAVKRGDQEHRYTLDLAGNIIQETGFHGEVVDYTYDPNQRIASIVSKNFKQHLAFDAVGNLVEDNEEAYTYDFLYQLTSDQNTHYKYDSLNNRLEKDSLSYSHTPLQQVAFDGESEYAYDGDGNRIVKGSTCYQYDALNRLIEADGIRYSYDSFGRLMSRNNECFFYYKNYDLGNPDALRLIGRSTIGIETSQGLFSALCDYRGSVCVILDEALNKSAEYRYSAFGETEATGDFHSPWQFYSQRADAETGFLHFYKRVYDPAIGQWLTPDPLGFADGPNLYAYVHSNPLRFCDPYGLSMKEFFKGFAASAAQVGAACVAKWAIVGAVTFACPPAGAAVSSAMTAYSVGMTAYSVGKCAYDNYDTLQEIGDAALAGDLGQIAAWGIDAVCSMSYEQLGSLAFDAVSIAAPMARVKGAKAVADAKAASVAEKVEKAAKSTPVVNKFNKVDAVIHETMSNKGNIASRFRLSVDEALDAGQKFLGSGYREMGQSGSGVFRSADGLRQFRMDTSSLLGKHSPGYPHVYLELFKYGTREPYINNHIIFYE
- a CDS encoding RHS repeat-associated core domain-containing protein — protein: MRFYKRVYDPAIGQWLTPDPLGFADGPNLYAYVHSNPLRFCDPYGLSMKEFFKGFAASAAQVGAACVAKWAVVGAVSFFCPPLGAAVSSAMTAYSVGMTAYSVGKCAYDNYDTLQEIGDAALAGDLGQIAAWGIDAVCSMSYEQLGSLAFDAVSIAAPMARVKGAKAVADAKAASVAASAEKAAKKKCGATQYNALSSKAGANLQRHLRYCEEYGMSNVKYLENGRIRYYGDLKLARTPGEMIGQRYVHEFNPDMGSSRGWFETLDVNLNIRQVRPQLYSNIKIHYMFDECGNLENIW